One window of Saimiri boliviensis isolate mSaiBol1 chromosome 4, mSaiBol1.pri, whole genome shotgun sequence genomic DNA carries:
- the UQCC2 gene encoding ubiquinol-cytochrome c reductase complex assembly factor 2, whose amino-acid sequence MAASRYRRFLKLCEEWPVDETKRGRDLGAYLRQRVAQAFREGENTQVAEPEACDQMYESLARLHSNYYKHKYPRPRETSFSGLSLEEYKLILSTDTLEELKEMDKSLWKKLQEKFASKDPEEKPKA is encoded by the exons ATGGCGGCCAGCCGGTACCGGCGTTTTCTTAAGCTCTGTGAGGAATGGCCCGTGGACGAGACCAAACGGGGCCGGGACTTGGGCGCTTACCTGCGACAGCGGGTGGCACAGGCCTTTCGGGAGGGAGAGAATACCCAG GTTGCAGAGCCTGAGGCCTGTGATCAGATGTACGAGAGCTTAGCGCGACTCCATTCAAACTACTACAAACACAAG TACCCTCGCCCCAGAGAAACCAGCTTCAGTGGCCTGTCGTTGGAAGAGTACAAGCTGATCCTGTCCACAG ACACCTTGGAAGAGCTTAAGGAAATGGATAAAAGCTTGTGGAAGAAACTGCAGGAGAAGTTTGCCTCTAAGGATCCTGAGGAGAAGCCTAAGGCCTGA